One genomic window of Candidatus Angelobacter sp. includes the following:
- the csx17 gene encoding type I-U CRISPR-associated protein Csx17: MNSLPLPGCAPMPLAHYLKALGMLRLISVNEQDGDTQAVGHWERDAFVLHSKFDREGLIQFFLRHYSPTPILAPWNGGSGFHRKDNTEAITAIDKSTGERFLHFREAISSARAALKSIGLKEKPSPDEKERLLRHCRNTFPDGALNWLDAAFVLTDDGAKYPPLLGTGGNDGRLEFTNNFMQRLIEIISPETGAPTAQAKGWLESSLFGSAVAVPTSKAPVGQFLPGAAGGANTTSGFGSESAVNPWDFVLMLEGALLFAAAAVRRLEGTEPGALAYPFCVRQAAVGYGSASPADEENSRAEMWLPLWSKPVGLVELTTVLSEGRAQLGQRAARNGVDFARAVVTLGVDRGISAFQRFGFQVRNGLSYFATPLDRVVVRRNASADLLSEIDPWLARLRDKAGPSAKQVPASVSRALSQLENRILDLCKDGRASRLQAVLVALGQAERALARSLAWTTGRNDQIPVTKCQPLVGLSGRWLRDADDRKVEFRLAASLASITGFPYKDNDGKSVPLHFRQHLERVAVNGGAGHYWFTWDEQARDVVWNDGDFVDVLNRIFSRRLIRAEQSGLDELPDNGIPALLDDVIAFIEGETDDDLLADLVWALSLLNWSEKPKVSWAGETKSQAIAYALFNLLRLAFPRGNERKLADLPEVPPVLAIHRHAAAGNGREASRLASRRLRVSDMPPSVTEVALLGDTVRRSAAALLFPLHHSDVAHLKELVCKTTTQTI; this comes from the coding sequence ATGAATTCCTTGCCACTCCCCGGCTGCGCACCGATGCCACTGGCGCACTATCTCAAAGCATTGGGCATGCTCCGGTTGATCTCAGTAAACGAGCAAGATGGTGACACTCAAGCGGTCGGTCACTGGGAGCGCGACGCATTTGTGCTGCACAGCAAGTTCGACCGCGAAGGACTGATTCAGTTTTTTCTCCGACACTACTCACCTACGCCAATCCTTGCCCCGTGGAACGGGGGAAGCGGATTTCACAGGAAAGACAACACGGAAGCGATCACCGCAATCGACAAAAGTACAGGCGAACGCTTCTTACATTTTCGCGAAGCGATTTCATCCGCACGCGCCGCTCTGAAATCCATCGGACTCAAAGAAAAGCCGAGCCCGGACGAAAAAGAACGACTCTTAAGACATTGCCGAAATACTTTTCCTGACGGCGCTCTAAACTGGCTTGATGCAGCGTTCGTACTCACCGACGACGGGGCAAAATATCCACCCCTGCTCGGCACGGGCGGCAACGATGGCCGGCTGGAGTTCACAAACAATTTCATGCAACGGCTGATCGAGATTATCAGTCCAGAAACCGGCGCGCCGACTGCCCAGGCGAAAGGTTGGCTCGAAAGCTCGCTGTTTGGAAGCGCGGTCGCCGTGCCAACCAGCAAAGCGCCCGTGGGACAATTCCTTCCCGGCGCGGCAGGCGGCGCAAACACTACGAGTGGATTCGGGAGCGAATCGGCGGTCAATCCCTGGGATTTCGTTTTGATGCTTGAAGGTGCATTGCTGTTCGCCGCTGCGGCAGTGCGCCGACTTGAGGGAACAGAGCCGGGTGCGTTGGCGTATCCTTTCTGTGTTCGGCAGGCCGCCGTAGGATATGGCAGCGCCAGCCCCGCAGATGAAGAAAATTCGCGCGCGGAAATGTGGTTGCCACTTTGGAGCAAGCCGGTCGGTCTCGTAGAACTGACAACCGTATTGAGCGAAGGACGCGCGCAACTCGGCCAACGCGCCGCGCGCAACGGCGTGGACTTTGCTCGCGCCGTCGTTACGCTGGGTGTTGATCGAGGGATTTCTGCATTTCAGCGATTCGGGTTTCAGGTGAGGAACGGCCTTTCGTATTTTGCGACGCCCTTGGATAGAGTTGTCGTACGGCGGAATGCCAGTGCCGACTTACTCAGCGAGATTGATCCTTGGCTCGCGCGGCTTCGAGATAAGGCAGGACCGTCGGCGAAGCAAGTCCCGGCATCCGTCTCGCGCGCCCTGAGCCAACTCGAAAACCGCATTCTCGATCTTTGCAAGGATGGCCGTGCTTCACGTCTCCAAGCGGTGCTCGTTGCACTCGGCCAAGCTGAACGTGCGTTAGCGCGAAGCTTGGCGTGGACAACGGGACGAAACGACCAGATTCCGGTCACGAAATGCCAGCCGTTGGTCGGGCTTTCTGGGCGTTGGTTGCGAGACGCGGATGACCGCAAAGTAGAGTTTCGCCTCGCCGCTTCACTCGCCTCGATCACCGGATTCCCGTACAAGGATAATGACGGCAAAAGTGTTCCGCTTCATTTTCGTCAACACCTTGAACGCGTGGCTGTAAATGGTGGTGCTGGCCACTATTGGTTCACGTGGGACGAGCAGGCGAGAGACGTGGTTTGGAACGACGGCGATTTCGTTGACGTACTGAATCGTATCTTCAGCCGCCGCCTAATTCGGGCCGAACAGTCAGGTCTTGATGAGTTGCCCGACAATGGAATTCCCGCGCTCTTGGACGACGTGATTGCATTCATCGAGGGAGAAACAGATGACGATCTACTGGCCGACTTAGTGTGGGCACTCTCGTTGCTGAATTGGAGCGAAAAGCCGAAAGTTTCTTGGGCGGGAGAGACCAAATCACAGGCCATTGCCTACGCTCTGTTTAATCTCCTGCGCCTCGCTTTTCCGCGCGGGAACGAGCGAAAGCTCGCCGACTTGCCGGAAGTGCCGCCAGTGCTGGCTATTCATCGGCATGCCGCCGCTGGCAATGGTCGGGAAGCGTCGCGCCTTGCCAGCCGCCGTTTGCGAGTATCGGATATGCCGC
- a CDS encoding CRISPR-associated endonuclease Cas3'', with amino-acid sequence FRSDDRKKHGAPLRDQDGRIVVATQAVEAGVDVSARTLVTELAPWSSLVQRFGRCNRRGEFKGNEARIYWINIEIKDENEALASPYEAEELAIARKAFKTLEDAGPESLQNVSVKERRLIRPVIRRKDIVELFDTTPDLAGHDLDISRYIRDGDDIDVQVFWRNLGGRPPAPAEPKATREELCRVSLPRFREFLDRLRKAESKAGAPKLRAHVWNQLNEKWEETSTARAGVTYLLDVRAGGYSTELGWFGAAKFDPDVSALAQPKRTGAAAYSDNRLSFQRAWVKLSDHTQHVVNEMGKLLPLVPAQFADAFTNAARWHDVGKAHAAFQKMLIQGDTERRTEIWAKSANATGRCERCFFRHEFASALAWLQNGPRNAPERDLIAYLIAAHHGKVRLSIRSLPGEEPPPERPDARIARGILQDDPIGPVEFDGLSLPGISLDLLLMEIGQQANGTPSWLGRMIALRNRYGPFQLAYLESLLRAADMRASAAESGLKGGES; translated from the coding sequence CTAGTGCAGCGGTTTGGCCGTTGCAATCGGCGCGGTGAATTCAAAGGAAACGAAGCGCGCATTTATTGGATCAACATCGAAATCAAAGATGAAAACGAGGCACTCGCTTCGCCGTACGAAGCGGAAGAATTAGCTATCGCGCGAAAGGCGTTCAAGACGCTCGAAGACGCCGGCCCGGAAAGTCTCCAAAACGTGAGCGTCAAAGAACGTCGCCTCATCCGGCCAGTAATCCGGCGCAAAGACATTGTCGAACTGTTCGACACTACGCCCGACCTGGCAGGCCACGACCTCGACATCAGTCGCTACATTCGGGATGGCGATGACATCGACGTGCAGGTGTTTTGGCGCAACTTGGGTGGGCGTCCCCCAGCGCCCGCTGAGCCAAAAGCAACCCGTGAGGAACTGTGCCGCGTCTCGCTGCCGCGTTTTCGAGAGTTCCTCGACAGACTCCGTAAAGCGGAAAGCAAGGCGGGCGCTCCGAAACTTCGAGCCCACGTTTGGAATCAGCTAAATGAGAAATGGGAAGAAACGTCCACCGCTCGTGCGGGTGTTACGTACCTACTGGATGTGCGGGCCGGTGGTTACTCAACTGAACTTGGTTGGTTCGGCGCGGCGAAATTCGATCCCGACGTTTCCGCACTGGCGCAACCCAAGCGGACTGGTGCGGCTGCTTATTCGGACAACCGCCTGAGTTTCCAGCGGGCATGGGTGAAGTTGAGCGACCACACGCAACACGTCGTGAACGAAATGGGTAAGCTTCTCCCACTTGTTCCCGCCCAATTCGCCGACGCATTCACAAACGCAGCCCGCTGGCATGATGTCGGGAAGGCGCACGCGGCATTCCAAAAGATGCTCATCCAAGGCGACACAGAGCGCAGAACGGAGATCTGGGCCAAGTCCGCGAACGCAACTGGGCGTTGCGAGCGCTGTTTCTTCCGCCACGAGTTTGCCTCCGCATTGGCGTGGCTGCAAAATGGGCCACGCAATGCGCCTGAACGCGATTTAATCGCCTACCTTATCGCGGCGCATCACGGAAAGGTACGGCTTTCGATCCGCTCTCTGCCCGGCGAAGAACCGCCACCCGAAAGACCCGACGCCCGTATCGCGAGAGGAATTCTTCAAGACGACCCAATTGGCCCGGTGGAATTCGACGGCTTATCGCTTCCGGGAATCTCACTTGATCTCTTGCTAATGGAAATAGGACAACAGGCAAACGGCACACCTTCATGGCTTGGTCGGATGATCGCATTGCGAAACCGATACGGTCCGTTCCAGCTTGCGTATTTGGAAAGTCTCCTGCGCGCGGCGGACATGCGGGCATCCGCGGCTGAATCCGGCCTCAAAGGAGGTGAATCATGA